One Bacteroidota bacterium genomic region harbors:
- the panC gene encoding pantoate--beta-alanine ligase: MHIITSVSEMQHYSDKTRINGNKIAVVPTMGYLHEGHLSLIRLAKQHCDVVITTIFVNPAQFSPGEDFEKYPRDLNRDISMCTSAGCDVVFAPDVAAMYNHNFLTFVSVDNITNKLEGTSRPTHFKGVTTVVAKLFNITKPHVAVFGQKDAQQAAVIKIMVKDLNFDIQLIVGQTIREADGLAMSSRNIYLTNGERKDASVLYKSLKLAEEEIINGVNSVEIIKAKMIDLILSKPNFIIDYISFNDADTLEELGAIAETPVLVSLAARIGKVRLIDNLVTEVTQKSHSERSEESETSNSGYF, translated from the coding sequence ATGCATATAATTACTTCAGTTTCAGAAATGCAGCATTATTCGGATAAAACCCGGATAAACGGAAATAAAATAGCGGTCGTTCCTACGATGGGATATTTGCACGAAGGACATCTTTCCTTAATTCGTCTCGCTAAACAACATTGCGATGTAGTGATTACAACAATTTTTGTCAATCCTGCCCAATTTTCTCCCGGAGAAGATTTTGAAAAATATCCGCGTGATTTGAACAGGGATATTTCAATGTGCACATCGGCAGGATGCGATGTAGTATTTGCACCCGATGTTGCCGCAATGTACAATCATAATTTCCTTACTTTTGTTTCGGTCGATAATATTACGAATAAACTTGAAGGCACATCCAGACCAACACACTTCAAAGGTGTAACCACTGTTGTTGCGAAACTATTCAACATCACTAAACCTCACGTCGCTGTATTCGGACAGAAAGACGCACAGCAGGCAGCAGTAATAAAAATAATGGTGAAGGATTTGAATTTTGATATTCAGTTAATCGTCGGACAAACTATTCGTGAGGCAGATGGACTGGCGATGAGTTCAAGAAATATTTATCTGACAAATGGCGAAAGAAAGGATGCATCAGTTCTCTATAAATCTCTGAAACTTGCTGAAGAAGAAATTATTAACGGTGTAAATTCAGTTGAAATAATTAAAGCCAAAATGATAGATTTAATTTTATCGAAACCGAATTTCATAATTGATTACATTTCTTTCAACGATGCCGATACTCTTGAAGAATTAGGCGCCATCGCCGAAACACCGGTTTTAGTTTCGTTAGCTGCCCGCATAGGTAAAGTTCGATTAATTGATAATTTAGTAACTGAAGTTACGCAAAAGAGTCATTCTGAACGAAGTGAAGAATCTGAAACCTCAAATTCAGGCTATTTTTAG
- a CDS encoding sugar phosphate nucleotidyltransferase: MSNKKKLAVIIMAAGKGTRMKNPDIAKVMYEVAGQPMIAHVVDLSNKLQPSRILVIVGWQRNSVVDYFMATENNIEFVDQLQQLGTGHAIMQTESYLANFEGDVLILSGDVPLLTKQTLDGLLKHHNESFASATIVSAEISNPTGYGRIIRSKDGSVIKIVEQKDATANELAVQEINSGIYLFDKVKLFDALKHLKPTNAQGEYYLTDVFENFWKNGWKVSALKTPDSIEIMGINDLNQLEEARKLFDSRKTIQRS, from the coding sequence ATGAGTAATAAAAAAAAATTAGCAGTAATAATAATGGCTGCCGGCAAAGGCACTCGTATGAAAAATCCTGATATTGCAAAAGTAATGTACGAAGTTGCCGGTCAACCTATGATTGCACATGTAGTCGATCTCAGTAATAAACTTCAACCGTCCCGAATTTTAGTTATTGTCGGCTGGCAGCGAAATTCTGTTGTCGATTATTTTATGGCTACAGAAAATAATATCGAGTTCGTTGACCAACTACAACAGTTAGGCACAGGTCATGCAATAATGCAAACCGAAAGTTATCTCGCTAACTTCGAGGGCGACGTTCTAATTTTATCGGGAGATGTACCATTGCTAACGAAACAAACTCTTGATGGACTTTTGAAGCATCACAACGAAAGCTTTGCATCTGCAACAATCGTTAGCGCTGAAATTTCAAATCCAACCGGCTACGGAAGAATTATTAGAAGCAAGGATGGTTCGGTTATCAAAATTGTAGAACAAAAAGATGCAACAGCCAATGAATTGGCAGTGCAAGAAATTAATTCCGGAATTTATTTGTTTGATAAAGTGAAGCTATTTGATGCTTTGAAACATCTCAAGCCGACAAATGCGCAAGGCGAATATTATCTGACCGATGTTTTTGAAAATTTTTGGAAAAACGGCTGGAAAGTTTCGGCTTTAAAAACTCCCGATTCCATTGAAATTATGGGAATAAACGACTTAAATCAACTCGAAGAAGCACGAAAATTATTTGACTCGAGAAAAACTATTCAACGAAGTTGA
- a CDS encoding LytR C-terminal domain-containing protein, whose translation MKLKPNDKKNRSKLFLTWTLNLTIFLLFIIVAYLFYAFLFQQIPTTVNNQPTLIDTSRQIIQVEILNGSGGKGIAAKFTNYLRTKGIDVVDTRNYRSSDIEETFVIDRIGNLQNAAQVANALGVSETKIIQQVNTDYFIAVTVVIGKDYHKLKPMM comes from the coding sequence TTGAAATTAAAACCGAACGATAAAAAGAATCGGTCAAAGTTATTTCTGACCTGGACTCTAAACTTAACTATTTTTCTGCTTTTTATAATAGTCGCATATCTTTTCTATGCTTTTCTTTTTCAACAAATCCCAACGACCGTAAACAACCAACCAACATTAATTGACACTTCGCGACAAATAATACAAGTCGAGATTTTAAACGGAAGTGGTGGTAAAGGGATCGCTGCCAAGTTTACAAATTATCTGAGAACAAAAGGGATTGATGTTGTCGATACACGAAATTATAGAAGTTCGGACATCGAAGAAACTTTTGTTATCGATCGTATTGGCAATCTTCAAAATGCAGCTCAGGTTGCTAATGCTCTCGGAGTATCAGAAACAAAAATTATTCAACAAGTCAATACCGATTACTTCATTGCAGTTACTGTAGTAATCGGAAAAGATTATCACAAATTAAAACCAATGATGTAA
- the rsfS gene encoding ribosome silencing factor, with product MTPKILAKIIANLTLTKKAHGVIIMDLKKITDITDYFVLCSADSDTQVKAIADAVIDGTDEIGMPAWRTEGLTQRQWIIIDFIDVVVHVFLNEARHFYNLEKLWGDAKIETVVDKPPAPKPKTTKTTKKKIERKSKK from the coding sequence TTGACACCAAAAATTTTAGCTAAAATAATTGCAAACCTTACTCTCACAAAAAAAGCTCACGGCGTAATTATCATGGACTTAAAAAAAATAACCGATATAACTGATTACTTCGTTTTATGTTCAGCCGATTCCGACACCCAAGTTAAAGCGATAGCTGATGCCGTTATTGATGGTACAGACGAAATCGGCATGCCTGCCTGGAGAACTGAAGGGCTAACTCAACGACAATGGATAATTATCGATTTTATTGATGTTGTGGTGCATGTTTTTTTAAACGAAGCCCGGCACTTTTATAATTTAGAAAAACTTTGGGGCGATGCAAAAATAGAAACAGTCGTAGATAAACCACCAGCACCGAAACCTAAAACTACTAAAACTACAAAGAAAAAAATTGAAAGAAAATCTAAAAAATAA
- the argS gene encoding arginine--tRNA ligase yields the protein MKENLKNKILDAVKFFIPDFNGDAVSSRLVIEKPRLAEHGDLTTNIAMISAKQVRKNPRQFAQELIEKFELDPYYFAKVEIAGPGFINFMLTNNYFYERLGTIVKEKSNFGKLNVGDRKKTQIEFVSANPTGPLTVGHGRGAVLGDTIANLLEWNGYDVTREYYFNNAGRQMRLLGDSVRLRYLELTGEDVDFPVDYYQGEYIKDIAQHLVDEFGVSLKENQDENIFKQRAEDEIFDDIKKTLRRLKIEFEVFFNEKSLYDNGSIDSIVNEFRQKDLAYDKDGAVWFKASQLGGDTDKVIIKSTGEPTYRLPDIAYHRNKFQRGFELIIDLLGADHVATYPDVVAGLKALGYDERKVKVLIHQFVTIVQNGEIVKMSTRKANFITLDELIDEVGADVVRYFFIMRSMDSHLNFDLKLAKTQSDENPVYYLQYAHARIASIIRYAESEGVDVSEKPEFDLLTQPEEINLIRQLEQFPDFVESCAANYDPHRLAEYLHETAGFFHKFYHQHRVVTDDKQMTAARIALCLATKIVLKNCFDILGITAPEKM from the coding sequence TTGAAAGAAAATCTAAAAAATAAAATATTAGATGCGGTAAAATTTTTTATTCCGGATTTTAACGGCGACGCCGTTTCAAGTCGCCTCGTTATCGAAAAACCACGACTTGCCGAACACGGTGATTTAACAACGAATATCGCAATGATTTCAGCGAAACAAGTCCGAAAAAATCCCCGACAATTTGCACAAGAATTAATCGAAAAATTTGAGCTTGACCCATATTATTTTGCTAAAGTAGAAATTGCCGGTCCGGGATTTATTAACTTCATGCTTACAAACAATTATTTTTATGAACGGCTTGGAACCATCGTCAAAGAAAAGTCAAATTTTGGGAAACTAAATGTTGGCGACCGGAAGAAAACTCAAATCGAATTTGTAAGCGCCAACCCTACCGGTCCGCTCACTGTAGGACATGGCAGAGGCGCCGTCCTCGGTGATACGATCGCTAATCTGTTAGAATGGAACGGCTACGATGTAACGCGTGAATATTACTTTAACAATGCAGGCAGACAGATGCGTCTCCTCGGCGATTCCGTCCGTTTAAGATATCTTGAGCTGACAGGCGAAGATGTTGACTTCCCGGTAGATTATTATCAGGGTGAGTATATAAAAGATATTGCTCAACATCTCGTAGATGAATTTGGCGTTTCGTTAAAAGAAAATCAAGACGAAAATATTTTTAAACAACGTGCCGAAGATGAAATTTTTGATGATATTAAAAAAACCTTGAGACGTTTGAAAATTGAATTCGAGGTTTTCTTCAACGAGAAATCACTATATGACAACGGCAGTATCGATAGCATTGTAAATGAGTTTCGCCAAAAAGATTTAGCTTACGATAAAGACGGGGCTGTCTGGTTTAAAGCATCGCAATTAGGAGGCGACACCGATAAGGTAATAATTAAAAGCACGGGCGAACCTACTTACCGGCTCCCCGATATTGCATACCATCGGAATAAATTTCAACGCGGCTTTGAACTGATTATAGATTTATTAGGCGCCGACCACGTTGCCACTTATCCCGATGTAGTCGCAGGTTTAAAAGCTCTCGGCTACGACGAGAGAAAAGTAAAAGTTTTGATACATCAATTCGTTACGATTGTTCAGAATGGTGAAATCGTGAAAATGTCCACCCGCAAAGCTAACTTCATCACACTCGACGAATTGATTGACGAGGTAGGCGCCGACGTTGTGAGATACTTCTTCATTATGCGAAGTATGGACAGCCACTTAAACTTCGATTTGAAATTAGCAAAAACTCAATCGGATGAGAACCCGGTCTATTATCTTCAGTATGCACATGCACGAATCGCAAGCATAATCCGCTATGCCGAAAGCGAAGGAGTTGACGTTTCGGAAAAACCTGAATTTGATTTATTAACTCAACCCGAAGAAATAAATTTGATTAGGCAGCTTGAGCAATTTCCGGATTTTGTTGAATCCTGCGCTGCAAACTACGATCCTCACCGACTTGCCGAATATCTGCACGAAACAGCCGGCTTCTTCCACAAATTTTATCATCAACATCGCGTTGTTACCGACGACAAGCAGATGACCGCAGCACGAATTGCACTTTGCCTTGCAACAAAAATTGTTCTGAAAAACTGTTTCGATATTTTAGGAATAACAGCTCCCGAAAAAATGTAA